In Oryza sativa Japonica Group chromosome 1, ASM3414082v1, the genomic stretch TTGATTGTGCTCCAAAATGGTTTATCCCCCTCCAGCCCTGCAGCTTGATTAGTCCACAACTTGTCCAGCACAGCAATAGGCCCCAAAAGTGTATAGATGCTCATGCTCTCGAGTCTCGATCACACACGGACACAGAGTCTCCGCCGCATTTTCTTCTTCCCCAACCTCCACACTTTCGTCCTcccccctttctcctcccccttccccaacccacacccacacacacttccaagctagCCGTCTCCAACAACCCTCCCCCCACCATCCTCCCCatgtcctcctccctcccctctcccctcctcttcctcctcctcctcctccccttccccgccgCGGTTCGTTcccagccggcggcggcccccGCGCCGCAGCAGCAATGCCCGCTCAACTTCACCGCGCTCCGGCCCTTCCTGGCCCAGCCGCTCCCGCCCGACGACTCCGCGCGCTGCCTCCTCGCCGTGCAGTCCGttcgcctcctcctcgcgctccacctcgccgccacaGGATCCTTCGTCCTCCCGGCTAACTCCTCCtgcctcccgccgctccgcgcCGAGCTCCCCTTCGCGCTCCCGTCGCCCTCCGCCTGCGGCCTCCAGGGGCTCGACGCGCTCCTCGCGTCCCCGGGGTGCGCCAACGTTTCCACTCTCGGGGACTTcgacgccgccgtgccgccgtccTCGCGGGCGGACATGAACGCCAGCTGCAACCGGGACCTCACCCCGGTCCCCGACTGTACCTCCTGCACCACCTCGCTCAGCAAGGCCGCGGCGGCCTACCTCCTCCCGGGCTCCCCCAACGACGGTGGGAACAACGTCACCGGCTGCGTCCAGTACCCCTTCATctacgccggcgccgccgccagcccgcgcGGCGCCGACGACCCAGCCACGGCCAACTGCCTCTACCTCCTCAAGGTGAACTCTGCTTCCAAGGCCAGCTCCAGCGTCCCTGGTTGGGTCTACGGCGTCGTGTTTGGCTGCGTCGCCATGGTTCTGCTCGTTGCCGCGGCGGCTGCCTCTTGGTTcctggtgcggcggcggcggaggcgggccgccgccgcggcgctggcCAAGGCCGCGGCCGACAGCAGGAGCAAGCGCTCGCAGGCGATGGAGTCAATCAGCGCGAGCACCACGCTAGTCCAGTTCACCTACGACGAGATCAAGGCGGCCACTGGGGGATTCGCAAGGGAGAGCATCATTGGCCGCGGTGGGTTCGGCAATGTGTACAAGGGCGTGCTCCCGGACGGCGCGGAGGTGGCCGTGAAGCGGTTCAAGAACTGCTCCGCGGCTGGGGATGCCGCGTTCGCGCACGAGGTGGAGGTCGTGGCCAGCGTCCGCCATGTCAACCTGGTCGCCATCCGTGGGTACTGCATCGCTACCACTGAGAGAGAAGGCCACCAGCGAATGATTGTGTGTGACCTGATGCACAATGGCAGCCTGCACGATCACCTGTTCGGTGCCGGGGAATGCCAGATGACGTGGCCGGTGAGGCAGAGGATTGCCATAGGGATGGCGCGCGGCCTGGCCTATCTGCACCGCGGGGCGCAGCCCGCCATCATTCACAGGGATATCAAAGCGAGCAATATCTTGCTTGATGACGACTTTGAGGCCATGGTGGCTGATTTCGGATTGGCCAAGTTTGCACCGGAAGGGATGACGCATGTGAGCACAAGGGTTGCTGGCACGCTGGGTTATGTCGCTCCAGAGTATGCACTGTATGGCCAATTGACTGAGAAGAGTGATGTCTATAGCTTCGGAGTTGTACTTCTTGAGCTTCTAAGTGGAAAGAGGGCATTTATCTCTCTTGGTGAAGGCCAGAACTTTGTGCTCAGTGAATGGGCTTGGTTATTGGTCCGGAGGGGGAAGACAGTGGATGTGATCCAAGAAGGAATGGTTGAGCCTGGTCCTACTGAGGTAATGGAGAAGTATGTACTTGTCGCAGCACTCTGCACGCATCCTCAGCTGCACGCTAGGCCAACAATGGATCAAGTGGTGAAGATACTAGAGGCAGATTCAGCGTCAGGTCCTTTAATTATTCCGGAGCGGCCTCTTCCGGTAGTCGCAAACCTGGCTGAGATTGAGAGATCAGCCAGTAGCAGTGGCTCAGGTCAGCTGTTTAGTCCCTCTGGTTTCCGGTCTTTTACTCATATAAATGAAGATGCTGCTTTGGAGTCTCCTAAAGAAGAATGACACTTTTCTTAGCTGAGTAGAGAAAAGTTTATTTCTAGATTCTCTGtgtaccatattttttttgttagcttGATTTCTCTTAATGGAATTACTCAATTGTGTAGATAGAAATTGTACTTTTGCCCCCACCCAGGAAATGTAAGATTCTTTGGTGACAGTTGAATTCATTTAAAACATATCtgcttttttatttctttatcaTATATTTGACATTTAAATATCATTGATTCATTAGTGTGGACTGTTTTTTTCTATTGGATCGTCAAGATGAGAAACAGGAAGATTAAAACAATTCCCTGTTATAAATTTAGTTTGCATATTGTAGAACAAATTGTGCTATGGAGTTCAAAGGTACCTTTCACTTCTAGAGTCAGATAATAAGAATAAATACATTATATATTCATATTCTTCTATTGAATTGTCTCGTATCTTGAAATCGGTAGGCATAGAAAttctgaaatttttacattttggtcctttttgaaaacttattttacaaatagacccctgggaaaacttaaaccggaaatggtcctttttgggacgccagagtggctggcgccgtaccccaacatggcggcgccagccacactggcgccgtgcccgtgccaccgtggcaatagggctgtcgtggaggtgctgactAGGCCGAAGGGGGCGCCAGCCAAAGTGGCGCTGCCCCTCATAgcacggcgccagcatggctggcgcgcccctcctctgcgggccccaccaactttctctcccccccccccaaatttTCGCCAAGTCTGTTCTGCCTCCAGGCaacggctggcgccccccctCCCGACCgcggcgccagagtggctggcgcccccctcctccccccatcgaagcccttctgcctccgggcctcggctggcgccgccctcatggaccacggcgccagggtagctggcgccgccctcccccagcccgaaacccttctgcctcgcggcactggctggcgccgcccttccCAACCTCGGCGCCAGGGTGGT encodes the following:
- the LOC4325430 gene encoding probable LRR receptor-like serine/threonine-protein kinase RKF3 — encoded protein: MSSSLPSPLLFLLLLLPFPAAVRSQPAAAPAPQQQCPLNFTALRPFLAQPLPPDDSARCLLAVQSVRLLLALHLAATGSFVLPANSSCLPPLRAELPFALPSPSACGLQGLDALLASPGCANVSTLGDFDAAVPPSSRADMNASCNRDLTPVPDCTSCTTSLSKAAAAYLLPGSPNDGGNNVTGCVQYPFIYAGAAASPRGADDPATANCLYLLKVNSASKASSSVPGWVYGVVFGCVAMVLLVAAAAASWFLVRRRRRRAAAAALAKAAADSRSKRSQAMESISASTTLVQFTYDEIKAATGGFARESIIGRGGFGNVYKGVLPDGAEVAVKRFKNCSAAGDAAFAHEVEVVASVRHVNLVAIRGYCIATTEREGHQRMIVCDLMHNGSLHDHLFGAGECQMTWPVRQRIAIGMARGLAYLHRGAQPAIIHRDIKASNILLDDDFEAMVADFGLAKFAPEGMTHVSTRVAGTLGYVAPEYALYGQLTEKSDVYSFGVVLLELLSGKRAFISLGEGQNFVLSEWAWLLVRRGKTVDVIQEGMVEPGPTEVMEKYVLVAALCTHPQLHARPTMDQVVKILEADSASGPLIIPERPLPVVANLAEIERSASSSGSGQLFSPSGFRSFTHINEDAALESPKEE